In Lachnospiraceae bacterium, one DNA window encodes the following:
- the hemZ gene encoding coproporphyrinogen dehydrogenase HemZ, with protein sequence MIGLLIQDNAYEQDIRELLMSFYPGETYAHEVKENIDFYVQTRLKDGEAVIGIWEKLEKGEESAGAAVNAAGVEAKDSAVAVEKQADSNMFAPEGLEGWTLTAHFAGKADLSDHSATKNVIKKLFYQMLVGRTGHELPWGSLTGIRPTKIALSRLEDGWKEDDIRRFMKETYMTSDEKINLSVEIAAREKHLMEPINYDSGYSLYVGIPFCPTTCLYCSFTSYPISKWKGRTGLYLEALFKELEYTAEKMKERPLDTIYFGGGTPTSLPAEDIDAILCKLEQLFDTKNVLEFTVEAGRPDSITEEKLKVLASHGISRISINPQTMNQKTLDLIGRRHTVENVKEKFHMARALGFDNINMDLIMGLPGEDLDDVKHTLEEIEALKPDSLTVHSLAIKRAARLNMFKEEYADLKISNTPEMIALSEACARRMGMEPYYLYRQKNMAGNFENVGYSLPGKACLYNILIMEELATIVACGAGTTTKVVFPSENRRERCENVKEVEQYISRIDEMIGRKEKILY encoded by the coding sequence ATGATCGGATTATTAATACAGGATAATGCGTATGAACAGGACATCAGAGAACTTCTGATGTCTTTTTATCCGGGTGAGACTTATGCCCATGAAGTAAAAGAGAACATTGATTTTTATGTGCAGACCAGATTAAAAGATGGGGAAGCTGTCATTGGGATCTGGGAAAAACTGGAAAAGGGGGAAGAAAGCGCTGGCGCAGCTGTTAATGCAGCTGGTGTTGAAGCAAAAGATAGCGCAGTAGCTGTTGAAAAGCAGGCGGATTCAAACATGTTCGCCCCAGAAGGACTGGAAGGCTGGACACTGACCGCCCATTTTGCAGGAAAAGCAGACTTATCAGACCACTCCGCTACCAAAAATGTGATAAAAAAATTATTCTACCAGATGCTTGTAGGACGCACCGGCCATGAACTTCCATGGGGATCTCTTACGGGGATCCGTCCTACCAAGATCGCGTTGAGCCGTCTGGAAGATGGCTGGAAAGAAGACGATATCCGCAGGTTCATGAAGGAAACTTATATGACCAGCGATGAAAAGATCAATCTGAGTGTTGAGATCGCAGCAAGAGAAAAGCACCTGATGGAACCGATTAATTATGATAGTGGCTACAGTCTGTATGTAGGTATCCCGTTCTGCCCTACTACCTGCCTGTATTGTTCCTTTACCTCTTATCCTATCAGCAAGTGGAAAGGCCGTACGGGACTGTATCTGGAAGCTTTATTTAAAGAACTGGAATATACAGCGGAAAAGATGAAGGAAAGACCTCTTGACACCATTTATTTTGGCGGCGGTACACCTACTTCACTGCCGGCAGAGGACATTGATGCTATTTTATGCAAATTAGAGCAGCTGTTTGATACAAAAAATGTTCTGGAATTTACTGTAGAAGCAGGCCGTCCGGACAGCATTACAGAAGAAAAGTTAAAGGTTTTAGCTTCCCATGGCATCAGCCGTATCTCCATTAATCCCCAGACCATGAACCAGAAGACCTTAGACCTGATCGGACGCCGTCATACAGTGGAAAATGTAAAAGAAAAATTCCATATGGCAAGAGCGCTGGGATTTGACAACATCAACATGGACCTGATCATGGGACTTCCAGGAGAAGATCTGGATGATGTAAAACATACTTTAGAAGAGATCGAAGCCTTAAAGCCGGATTCACTTACCGTTCATTCTCTTGCGATCAAACGTGCTGCAAGACTTAATATGTTTAAAGAAGAATATGCAGACTTAAAGATCAGCAACACACCGGAAATGATCGCCTTAAGTGAAGCCTGTGCCCGCAGAATGGGCATGGAACCGTACTATCTCTACCGCCAGAAAAACATGGCAGGCAACTTTGAAAACGTAGGTTATTCCCTTCCGGGAAAGGCATGTCTGTACAATATTTTGATCATGGAGGAGTTAGCAACAATCGTCGCCTGCGGCGCCGGAACTACCACAAAAGTGGTGTTCCCGTCTGAAAACCGCAGAGAGCGCTGCGAGAATGTAAAGGAAGTAGAACAGTATATCAGCCGGATCGATGAGATGATCGGGCGGAAAGAGAAGATTCTTTACTAA
- the aspS gene encoding aspartate--tRNA ligase, which translates to MAESMVGLKRSHRCTELTSAQIGEKVTVMGWVQKSRNKGGIIFVDLRDRSGILQIIFEENDCGTENFEKAEKLRSEFVIAVEGRIEARSGAVNENLATGAIEVRAESLRILAESETPPFPIEEKSKTKEDLRLEYRFLDLRRPDIQRNLILRSRVATLTRAFLAEEGFLEIETPTLIKSTPEGARDYLVPSRVHPGSFYALPQSPQLFKQLLMVSGYDRYFQLARCYRDEDLRADRQPEFTQIDMELSFVDVDDVLDVNERLLKKLFKEICNYDLQLPIQRMTWREAMDRFGSDKPDLRFGMELKNVSEVVKDCEFVVFKGALENGGSVRGINAEGQGHMPRKKIDALVEYAKGFGAKGLAYIAINEDGTYKSSFAKFMKDEEMAALVAAMDGKPGDLLLFAADKDKVVFDVLGNLRLELARQLDLLKKDDFKFLWVTEFPLLEYSEEEGRFVAMHHPFTMPMDEDLQYIDSDPGRVRAKAYDIVLNGVEMGGGSVRIHQADIQSKMFEVLGFTPERANDQFGFLLKAFKYGVPPHAGLAYGFDRMIMLMVGADSIRDVIAFPKVKDASCLMTKAPAPVDPKQLGDLGIEVIPEEKEE; encoded by the coding sequence ATGGCAGAATCAATGGTAGGACTGAAGCGGTCCCACAGATGTACAGAATTAACGTCTGCCCAGATCGGCGAGAAAGTAACCGTCATGGGCTGGGTCCAGAAGAGCAGAAACAAAGGCGGAATTATTTTCGTTGACTTAAGAGACCGTTCTGGTATCCTTCAGATCATTTTCGAGGAAAATGACTGTGGAACTGAAAACTTTGAGAAAGCTGAGAAATTAAGAAGTGAATTTGTTATTGCAGTAGAAGGCCGTATAGAAGCACGTTCCGGCGCTGTAAATGAAAATCTGGCTACAGGTGCCATCGAAGTAAGAGCAGAGTCTTTACGTATCCTGGCAGAGTCTGAGACACCTCCTTTCCCAATTGAAGAAAAGAGCAAGACAAAAGAAGATTTACGTCTGGAATACCGTTTCCTGGATCTTCGCCGTCCTGATATCCAGAGAAATCTGATCCTGCGCAGCCGTGTTGCTACTCTGACCCGTGCATTTTTAGCAGAAGAAGGATTTTTAGAGATTGAAACCCCAACTCTCATCAAGAGTACACCAGAGGGTGCAAGAGACTACCTGGTACCAAGCCGTGTACATCCAGGCTCTTTCTACGCACTTCCACAGTCTCCACAGCTGTTTAAGCAGTTACTGATGGTTTCCGGTTATGACCGTTACTTCCAGTTAGCACGCTGCTACCGTGATGAGGATCTTCGCGCAGACCGTCAGCCTGAGTTTACCCAGATCGATATGGAGCTTTCTTTCGTAGATGTTGATGACGTTTTAGACGTAAATGAGCGTCTGTTAAAGAAGCTGTTTAAGGAGATCTGCAACTATGATCTTCAGCTGCCCATCCAGCGTATGACCTGGAGAGAAGCTATGGACCGTTTTGGTTCTGACAAACCAGATCTTCGTTTCGGAATGGAATTAAAGAACGTTTCTGAGGTTGTTAAGGACTGTGAATTTGTTGTATTTAAGGGCGCTTTAGAGAATGGTGGTTCTGTCCGTGGTATTAATGCAGAAGGACAGGGACATATGCCAAGAAAGAAGATCGATGCCTTAGTAGAATACGCAAAGGGCTTTGGTGCAAAGGGTCTTGCTTATATTGCAATTAATGAAGACGGCACCTACAAGTCTTCCTTCGCTAAATTCATGAAGGATGAAGAAATGGCAGCACTGGTTGCAGCTATGGACGGTAAGCCAGGTGACTTATTACTCTTTGCAGCTGACAAGGACAAAGTAGTATTTGACGTACTTGGCAACCTGCGTCTGGAGCTGGCAAGACAGTTAGACCTGTTAAAGAAAGATGACTTTAAGTTCCTCTGGGTAACAGAGTTCCCGTTATTAGAGTATTCCGAAGAAGAAGGACGTTTCGTAGCAATGCATCATCCATTTACTATGCCTATGGATGAAGACCTTCAGTACATTGATTCCGATCCAGGCAGAGTACGTGCAAAGGCTTACGATATCGTATTAAACGGCGTAGAAATGGGTGGCGGTTCTGTGCGTATCCATCAGGCAGATATCCAGTCCAAGATGTTTGAGGTCCTTGGCTTTACACCAGAAAGAGCAAATGACCAGTTTGGTTTCCTGTTAAAGGCATTTAAGTACGGAGTACCGCCTCACGCAGGTCTGGCATATGGCTTTGACCGTATGATCATGCTCATGGTTGGCGCAGACAGTATCCGTGACGTAATCGCATTCCCGAAGGTAAAGGATGCTTCCTGTCTTATGACAAAGGCACCGGCACCTGTAGATCCAAAGCAGTTAGGGGATCTGGGAATTGAAGTGATTCCAGAAGAAAAGGAAGAATAG
- the hisS gene encoding histidine--tRNA ligase, translating to MALTKKPVTGMKDITPAEMQIREYVMNQIRETYKGFGFSQIETPCVEHIENLTSKQGGDNEKLIFKILKRGDKLNLETAKEENDLADSGLRYDLTLPLSRYYANNAANLPSPFKALQMGSVWRADRPQKGRFRQFTQCDIDILGDPTSLAEIELILATTTALSKICPDNAFTVRINDRGILFGMARYCGFAEEAMDSVLITLDKMDKIGFEGVEKELLENGNAPESVSRYMEILRTVTRDADGVKKLGETLKDVIDPAVCQGLVHIMETVKDVAEADFGLEFDPTLVRGMSYYTGTIFEVSMEGFGGSVAGGGRYDKMIGKFTGMETPACGFSIGFERIVTILLDNGFTVPGAGQKKAFLFEKGIDSASLAAVIREAMEERKNGVQVLVAQMNKNKKFQKEQLGKEGYQEFKEFYKESLKH from the coding sequence ATGGCATTAACAAAGAAGCCGGTTACCGGCATGAAAGATATCACTCCTGCAGAGATGCAGATCCGCGAATATGTTATGAACCAGATCCGCGAGACCTACAAGGGCTTCGGCTTTTCTCAGATCGAGACTCCTTGTGTAGAGCATATTGAAAACCTGACCAGCAAGCAGGGCGGTGACAATGAGAAGCTGATCTTTAAGATCTTAAAGAGAGGTGACAAGCTGAATTTAGAGACTGCAAAGGAAGAAAATGATCTGGCAGACAGCGGTCTGCGTTATGACCTGACATTGCCGTTGTCCCGTTATTACGCAAATAACGCAGCAAACCTTCCAAGTCCTTTTAAGGCATTACAGATGGGAAGCGTATGGAGAGCAGACCGTCCTCAGAAGGGCCGTTTCCGCCAGTTTACCCAGTGCGATATTGATATTTTAGGCGATCCTACCAGTCTGGCAGAGATCGAACTGATCTTAGCTACCACCACTGCATTAAGCAAGATCTGCCCGGACAATGCATTTACTGTAAGAATCAACGACAGAGGTATCCTCTTTGGCATGGCACGTTACTGCGGTTTTGCAGAAGAGGCTATGGACAGTGTTCTGATCACACTGGATAAAATGGACAAGATCGGTTTTGAGGGTGTTGAGAAAGAACTTCTGGAAAATGGAAATGCTCCTGAAAGTGTAAGCCGCTATATGGAGATCCTTCGTACCGTTACCAGAGATGCAGATGGTGTTAAGAAATTAGGTGAGACCTTAAAGGATGTTATAGATCCGGCTGTATGCCAGGGACTGGTACACATTATGGAGACTGTAAAAGATGTAGCAGAGGCTGATTTTGGTCTGGAATTTGACCCGACTCTGGTACGTGGAATGTCCTACTACACAGGAACCATTTTCGAGGTTTCCATGGAGGGATTCGGCGGTTCTGTAGCAGGCGGCGGAAGATATGACAAGATGATCGGCAAGTTTACCGGTATGGAGACACCTGCATGTGGATTCTCCATTGGTTTTGAACGTATCGTTACCATCCTCTTAGACAATGGCTTTACTGTTCCAGGGGCTGGACAGAAGAAGGCATTCCTCTTTGAAAAGGGAATTGACTCTGCTTCTTTAGCTGCAGTGATCCGTGAAGCAATGGAAGAGAGAAAGAATGGCGTTCAGGTTCTGGTAGCCCAGATGAACAAAAACAAGAAGTTCCAGAAGGAACAGCTTGGAAAAGAAGGCTATCAGGAGTTTAAGGAATTTTATAAAGAAAGCCTGAAACATTAA
- a CDS encoding cation transporter, which translates to MKKKFKLMDLDCANCAAKMEDAIKKIDGVNDATVSFMMQKLTLDADDDRFDEILKEAAEICKKVEPDCKIVM; encoded by the coding sequence ATGAAGAAGAAATTTAAACTGATGGATCTGGACTGCGCTAACTGTGCTGCAAAGATGGAGGATGCTATTAAAAAAATTGACGGCGTAAATGATGCAACAGTCAGCTTTATGATGCAGAAACTGACTTTGGATGCAGATGATGACCGTTTTGATGAGATCTTGAAAGAAGCAGCAGAGATCTGTAAGAAAGTAGAGCCGGATTGCAAGATTGTTATGTGA
- a CDS encoding TIGR00366 family protein produces the protein MAEKNKKTFKMPHTFVIMMVIILFATLLTWIIPAGQYVRVENADGVKVVDPNQFSFIDRCPVNPLLIPLYIVNSMCKRVDLMLVIIFSGGAFDLISKSGALHSAVARVAKVFQNRLYIFIPIMTTIFALICTTQGVNQFIAFAPVVVMITLAMGLDSIVGAAIILLGGAVGFATGTVNPSTTVVAQKIAELPLFSGIQYRAVCFVVFLIITNIYLVRYALKIRKHPELSPMYDLDSQNEQKDLDIDSFGTMDVRKTLIIIALVAALAGMVVGSVKFGWDMPELAAVFVGLGIVVGFIAGETPSNMSKLFVEGCKKMLTAAMIIGLASAIASIMSAGKIVDTVVYALASCLRHTPSFFMAPAMYIANTLINFVIVSGSGQAAAIMPIMIPVSDLLGVTRQTSVLAYNFGDGFCNYILPHSTALMGIISAVNIPYDRWLKFMWKLFLIWAVTACIMTAIAQGIHLGPM, from the coding sequence ATGGCAGAAAAAAACAAAAAGACATTTAAAATGCCTCACACATTTGTGATCATGATGGTCATCATCTTGTTCGCAACCTTACTAACCTGGATCATTCCGGCAGGACAGTATGTGCGTGTGGAAAACGCAGACGGAGTAAAGGTAGTAGACCCGAACCAGTTCTCCTTTATTGACCGCTGTCCAGTTAACCCACTTCTGATTCCTCTTTACATTGTAAATTCCATGTGTAAGAGAGTGGATCTGATGTTAGTCATCATCTTCTCAGGCGGTGCGTTTGACCTGATCAGCAAATCCGGCGCTCTTCATTCTGCAGTAGCCCGTGTTGCAAAGGTATTCCAGAACCGTCTGTATATCTTTATCCCGATCATGACTACCATCTTTGCGTTGATCTGTACCACTCAGGGTGTAAACCAGTTCATCGCATTTGCTCCTGTAGTTGTAATGATTACACTGGCAATGGGACTTGACTCCATTGTTGGTGCGGCGATCATCCTGTTAGGCGGCGCAGTTGGTTTTGCAACCGGTACTGTAAACCCAAGTACCACTGTTGTTGCCCAGAAGATCGCAGAACTGCCGCTGTTTTCAGGAATCCAGTACCGTGCAGTCTGCTTCGTGGTATTCCTTATTATTACAAACATTTATCTGGTAAGATATGCTTTAAAGATCCGCAAGCATCCAGAGCTAAGCCCAATGTATGACCTGGACAGCCAGAATGAGCAGAAAGACCTGGATATTGACTCTTTCGGAACCATGGATGTAAGAAAAACCCTGATCATCATCGCTCTGGTTGCAGCTTTAGCCGGTATGGTAGTTGGTTCTGTTAAGTTTGGCTGGGATATGCCGGAGCTGGCAGCTGTATTCGTAGGACTTGGTATTGTAGTTGGATTTATTGCAGGAGAAACACCTTCTAATATGTCAAAGTTATTTGTTGAAGGCTGTAAGAAGATGCTGACAGCTGCTATGATCATCGGTCTTGCAAGTGCCATCGCAAGTATCATGAGCGCAGGAAAGATCGTAGATACTGTTGTATACGCACTGGCTTCCTGCCTGCGTCATACACCAAGCTTCTTTATGGCTCCTGCAATGTATATTGCAAATACACTGATCAACTTTGTAATTGTATCTGGCAGTGGACAGGCGGCAGCTATCATGCCGATCATGATCCCGGTATCTGACCTGTTAGGTGTTACCCGTCAGACCAGTGTTCTGGCATATAATTTCGGTGATGGTTTCTGTAACTATATTCTGCCTCATTCTACTGCTCTTATGGGTATCATCAGTGCTGTTAACATCCCATATGACCGTTGGCTGAAGTTTATGTGGAAACTGTTCCTGATCTGGGCAGTTACAGCATGTATTATGACAGCAATTGCCCAGGGTATCCATTTAGGACCGATGTAA
- a CDS encoding LysR family transcriptional regulator, with translation MNLKEQEYVCALAENGTITAAAKELFISQPALSIYINNLEKSLGVRLFERVGKQFILTYAGEQYVEKAKLILQLSHELDEKLKDITGNYSGRIRIGVQLRRATGFLPPVIASYEKEFPGVEVILCEGTMKELKESIQNFKADLLLCNSVDLPPYMNSFVVFKEHLLIAVPKDHPINEKAVWEEGKDLPSLDLFWLNGEKLILAKQNQSIRRDSECILNKNGVRPGKIREIRSIETAMQMVGEGLGIGFNRESYVMYMKKQENVRYYYMRNIDSATDFVLAYRKEMPVTGYMQRMIDMLMAHGRECEKIFPQVIRQHGCQNAF, from the coding sequence ATGAATCTGAAGGAACAGGAATACGTCTGTGCACTGGCAGAAAACGGAACGATTACAGCAGCGGCAAAGGAGCTTTTTATTTCCCAGCCTGCATTAAGCATATACATTAACAATCTGGAAAAATCCCTGGGAGTCCGTTTATTTGAACGGGTGGGAAAGCAGTTTATCCTTACCTATGCGGGGGAGCAGTATGTGGAAAAGGCGAAGCTTATTTTGCAGCTGAGCCATGAACTGGATGAAAAATTAAAGGATATTACAGGAAATTACAGCGGACGCATCCGCATCGGGGTCCAGCTGCGCCGGGCGACCGGATTTTTGCCCCCTGTTATTGCCTCTTACGAAAAGGAATTTCCGGGAGTGGAAGTGATCCTTTGTGAAGGAACCATGAAAGAATTAAAAGAAAGTATCCAGAATTTTAAAGCAGATCTGCTTTTATGCAATAGCGTAGACCTGCCTCCCTATATGAATAGTTTTGTGGTATTTAAAGAACATCTTCTTATTGCTGTCCCAAAAGACCATCCCATTAATGAAAAGGCAGTCTGGGAAGAAGGAAAAGACCTTCCAAGTCTGGACCTTTTCTGGCTGAACGGGGAAAAGCTTATACTGGCAAAACAGAATCAGAGCATCCGCAGGGATTCAGAATGTATATTAAATAAAAATGGAGTAAGGCCGGGAAAAATACGGGAGATACGCAGCATAGAAACTGCCATGCAGATGGTAGGAGAAGGACTGGGGATCGGATTTAACCGGGAAAGCTATGTGATGTATATGAAAAAGCAGGAAAATGTGCGGTATTATTATATGCGTAATATTGACAGTGCCACTGATTTTGTGCTGGCATACAGGAAAGAAATGCCAGTGACCGGCTATATGCAGCGTATGATCGATATGCTTATGGCGCATGGAAGAGAATGTGAGAAAATTTTTCCACAGGTAATCCGGCAGCATGGATGTCAAAATGCCTTTTAA
- a CDS encoding heavy metal translocating P-type ATPase gives MTKKQKNMLTRILVTAVLYAALVAADHMKMIPAVFEGWKLLFLYLIPYFVIGWDILYKAVRNIKNGQIFDENFLMAVATIGAFGVNEYSEAVAVMLFYQVGELFQSYAVNRSRQSITDLMDICPEYANIEEDGQLKQVDPDDVEVGDIIVIKPGEKIPLDGKVVFGESMVDTSALTGESVPRTVKEGDDLVSGCVNGNGLLRAEVTKEFDDSTVAKILELVENASSKKAHVENFITRFARYYTPAVVIGAVVLAVIPPLFAGQSWAEWVRRACTFLVISCPCALVISVPMSFFSGIGAASKKGVLVKGSNYLEIMSKLHTVVFDKTGTLTKGEFKVARIYSVDEEADTAGNGENESGESAENGTDPRSEKQRKVLELAALAESYSDHPISRSIRDAWGKKLDQSRVSDAQEISGHGVKVKIDGKMVLAGNGKLMDEKGISYTECDSIGTVVYVAEDGRFLGSIVIADGIKDGVKDAIQRLKRAGVSKTVMLTGDRRNVAEAVAKEIGLDEVHAQLLPGDKVDAVESLMKFLPESKKLAFVGDGINDAPVLSRADVGIAMGSMGSDAAIEAADVVLMDDDPGKIADIVRISRKTMGIVMQNIVFALGVKFVVLAMGAFGVANMWEAVFADVGVSVIAILNAMRALKA, from the coding sequence ATGACAAAGAAACAGAAAAACATGCTCACACGTATTCTGGTGACTGCAGTGCTGTATGCAGCGCTGGTGGCAGCAGATCATATGAAAATGATCCCTGCTGTGTTTGAAGGCTGGAAGCTGCTGTTTTTGTATCTCATCCCTTATTTTGTGATCGGCTGGGATATTCTTTATAAGGCAGTGCGGAATATTAAAAATGGTCAGATTTTTGATGAGAATTTTCTCATGGCAGTAGCGACCATTGGTGCTTTTGGAGTGAATGAATATTCTGAGGCAGTGGCTGTTATGCTGTTTTATCAGGTGGGCGAGCTGTTCCAGAGTTATGCAGTAAACCGTTCCCGCCAGTCTATTACGGATCTGATGGATATTTGTCCGGAATATGCCAATATTGAGGAAGACGGGCAGTTAAAGCAGGTGGATCCGGACGACGTGGAGGTTGGCGATATCATCGTGATCAAGCCAGGCGAGAAGATCCCACTGGATGGAAAAGTTGTTTTTGGTGAGTCTATGGTAGATACTTCTGCACTGACCGGTGAGTCTGTTCCAAGAACAGTGAAGGAAGGGGACGATCTGGTAAGCGGCTGTGTCAATGGAAATGGGCTTTTGAGGGCGGAAGTTACCAAGGAGTTTGATGATTCTACTGTAGCCAAGATCCTGGAGTTGGTGGAGAATGCCAGCAGCAAGAAAGCCCATGTGGAGAATTTTATTACCCGGTTTGCAAGGTATTATACACCGGCTGTAGTAATAGGTGCAGTTGTATTGGCAGTGATCCCGCCGTTATTTGCAGGTCAGTCATGGGCTGAATGGGTACGAAGAGCGTGTACATTCCTGGTTATCTCCTGTCCTTGTGCCCTGGTTATCTCTGTTCCAATGAGTTTCTTCTCTGGTATCGGTGCTGCTTCTAAAAAGGGTGTTCTGGTGAAGGGAAGCAATTATCTGGAGATCATGTCAAAGCTTCATACAGTGGTATTTGATAAGACAGGTACGCTGACGAAGGGTGAATTTAAGGTGGCTCGGATCTACAGTGTGGATGAGGAAGCAGATACAGCCGGGAATGGAGAAAATGAAAGTGGCGAAAGTGCTGAAAATGGCACAGATCCCAGAAGTGAAAAGCAGAGAAAGGTACTGGAACTGGCTGCACTGGCTGAAAGCTATTCGGATCATCCGATCTCACGGTCTATCAGGGATGCATGGGGAAAGAAACTGGATCAGAGCAGAGTAAGTGATGCCCAGGAAATCTCCGGTCATGGCGTGAAGGTTAAGATCGATGGGAAAATGGTACTAGCAGGCAATGGCAAGCTGATGGATGAGAAAGGAATTTCTTATACGGAGTGCGATTCTATAGGTACAGTTGTATATGTGGCAGAAGATGGCAGATTCCTGGGCTCGATCGTCATTGCAGATGGCATCAAGGATGGTGTGAAAGATGCGATCCAAAGACTGAAGCGGGCTGGTGTTTCTAAGACTGTGATGCTGACTGGCGACAGACGTAATGTAGCGGAGGCAGTAGCGAAGGAAATCGGTCTGGATGAGGTTCATGCCCAGCTGCTTCCTGGTGATAAGGTAGATGCAGTGGAATCGCTGATGAAATTTCTTCCGGAAAGTAAAAAACTGGCTTTTGTTGGTGATGGCATTAATGATGCACCGGTGCTTTCCAGGGCGGATGTGGGAATCGCTATGGGAAGTATGGGATCGGATGCGGCAATCGAGGCTGCGGATGTGGTGCTCATGGATGATGATCCGGGAAAGATCGCGGATATTGTAAGAATCTCCAGAAAGACTATGGGGATCGTTATGCAGAATATTGTGTTTGCACTGGGG
- a CDS encoding metalloregulator ArsR/SmtB family transcription factor produces the protein MALNDVEHCEACQIHEDVVKAVTDHMPDEDQLYDLAEVFKVFGDSTRIKILYVLFEAELCVCDIAQLLNMTQSAISHQLRILKQNRLVKNRRDGKSVFYSLADGHVKTIISQGMEHIQE, from the coding sequence ATGGCATTAAACGATGTAGAACACTGCGAAGCATGTCAGATTCACGAAGATGTGGTAAAAGCAGTGACAGACCATATGCCGGATGAAGACCAGCTGTATGATCTGGCAGAGGTTTTTAAAGTATTTGGGGATTCTACCAGGATAAAGATCCTTTATGTGCTGTTTGAGGCAGAACTGTGTGTCTGTGATATTGCCCAGTTGCTTAATATGACCCAGTCTGCTATTTCCCACCAGCTGCGGATCTTAAAGCAGAACCGCCTTGTAAAAAACCGCAGGGACGGAAAATCCGTTTTTTATTCCCTTGCAGATGGCCATGTAAAGACGATCATCAGTCAGGGAATGGAGCATATCCAGGAGTAG
- a CDS encoding M20 family metallopeptidase, whose amino-acid sequence MTTKNELFEKIEAQKEKLWEMADFIFDHPEYRGKEYQACDLLTKYLTDNGFSVERSVGGYETSFRAEWKHGEGGPVIGILCEYDALEGLGHGCGHHMQGPSCLGAAVALKECAGEEPFTLVVYGTPAEETLGSKCDMIKNGCFHELDAAFMMHGSPTTCTDVKCLADQSFRVTFHGKRAHAALAPEQGRSAFDALLVAFNGIEFLREHVPDDVRMHYTVAELPGPANVVPVKSVGKFSLRSFSKEELKGVVSRFKDIVKGAALIAGVDYELEQTSDFYNKIPVLKLNELLMENAKLAGAPRLAPPREKTGSTDFGNVMYEIPGSCIRVAFVPEGTSSHSQEFVDAGKTQAARDCILYGAKSIAGASMDLITKPELMDEVKAEFAENKKKFK is encoded by the coding sequence ATGACAACGAAAAATGAATTATTTGAAAAAATTGAAGCACAGAAAGAAAAACTGTGGGAAATGGCTGATTTTATCTTTGATCATCCAGAATACAGAGGCAAAGAATATCAGGCATGTGATCTTTTAACAAAATATCTTACAGATAATGGTTTTTCTGTAGAAAGAAGTGTAGGTGGATATGAAACTTCTTTCCGTGCAGAGTGGAAACATGGGGAAGGCGGTCCTGTGATCGGTATCCTTTGCGAGTATGACGCTTTAGAGGGCTTAGGACATGGATGCGGCCATCATATGCAGGGACCGTCCTGTTTAGGCGCAGCAGTTGCTTTAAAGGAATGTGCAGGAGAAGAGCCATTTACACTGGTAGTTTATGGCACACCGGCAGAGGAAACCCTTGGTTCTAAGTGTGATATGATCAAGAACGGCTGTTTCCACGAGCTGGATGCAGCGTTTATGATGCATGGAAGCCCGACTACCTGTACAGATGTAAAGTGCCTGGCAGACCAGTCCTTTAGGGTTACTTTCCATGGAAAACGTGCCCATGCAGCACTGGCTCCGGAACAGGGACGCAGCGCTTTTGATGCTCTTTTAGTAGCATTTAACGGTATTGAATTTTTAAGAGAGCATGTGCCGGATGATGTGCGTATGCATTATACCGTAGCAGAGCTTCCGGGACCGGCTAATGTAGTGCCTGTAAAGTCTGTAGGTAAGTTTTCCCTGCGCTCTTTCTCAAAGGAAGAGTTAAAGGGCGTTGTAAGCCGTTTTAAGGACATTGTTAAGGGCGCAGCACTGATCGCAGGTGTTGATTATGAATTAGAGCAGACCAGTGATTTCTACAATAAGATCCCGGTTCTTAAGTTAAATGAGCTTCTTATGGAAAATGCCAAATTGGCAGGTGCTCCAAGACTGGCACCACCGAGAGAAAAGACCGGTTCCACTGATTTTGGAAACGTTATGTATGAGATCCCAGGTTCCTGTATCCGTGTAGCTTTCGTACCGGAAGGTACATCTTCCCATTCTCAGGAATTTGTAGATGCAGGAAAGACACAGGCTGCAAGAGACTGCATCCTCTATGGCGCCAAGTCCATTGCGGGAGCTTCTATGGATCTGATCACAAAGCCGGAGCTGATGGATGAAGTAAAGGCTGAGTTTGCAGAAAACAAGAAAAAGTTCAAATAA